One stretch of Rhizobium rhizoryzae DNA includes these proteins:
- a CDS encoding DUF2948 family protein, whose protein sequence is MTELKLLALDDEDLQIISAHMQDSVFKASDLEWHGKRGHFSLVVNRFVWEKAARASEGYERRKAALSFKRVQAVRTLGIDRRDDQAVYSLLAIRFSRKDEGPDGTIELTLAGGSAISLDVECIEAQLADTGGVWGTENRPKHDA, encoded by the coding sequence ATGACAGAACTGAAACTGCTTGCGCTTGATGATGAAGATCTGCAAATCATCTCGGCCCATATGCAGGATAGTGTGTTCAAGGCATCGGATCTCGAATGGCACGGAAAACGCGGCCATTTCTCTCTGGTGGTAAACCGCTTTGTGTGGGAAAAGGCGGCGCGGGCGAGCGAAGGTTACGAGCGGCGCAAGGCTGCCTTGAGCTTCAAGCGCGTGCAAGCGGTGCGCACTTTGGGTATTGATCGGCGGGACGACCAGGCTGTCTACTCCCTTCTGGCGATACGGTTCTCTCGAAAGGATGAGGGGCCGGATGGCACGATCGAGTTGACCTTGGCGGGTGGCTCTGCGATCAGCCTGGATGTGGAATGTATTGAGGCGCAACTGGCAGATACCGGTGGCGTCTGGGGAACGGAAAACCGGCCGAAGCACGACGCCTGA
- the murA gene encoding UDP-N-acetylglucosamine 1-carboxyvinyltransferase, whose translation MDRIRISGGNRLHGIIPISGAKNAALPLMIASLLTSDTLTLENVPHLADVEGLMRILGNHGVDIAVNGRRERQEDGYSRTIHFTCRTIADTTAPYELVSKMRASFWVIGPLLAREGKARVSLPGGCAIGTRPVDLFLEGLQALGADIEIDGGYVNATAPSGGLVGAKYTFPKVSVGATHVMMMAATLAKGTTIIDNAAREPEVEDLANCLNAMGARITGAGTRTITVEGVTNLSGARHRVLPDRIETGTYAMAVAMTGGDVTLEGTSAALLENALDVLRQTGAEITATETGLRVVRNGHGIHPVDIVTEPFPGFPTDLQAQFMALMTRSSGVSHITETIFENRFMHVQELARLGARISLSGQMARVEGVQRLKGAPVMATDLRASVSLVIAGLAAEGETIVNRVYHLDRGFERLEEKLTRCGAVVERVSE comes from the coding sequence ATGGATCGCATCAGAATTTCGGGTGGCAATCGGCTGCATGGAATCATCCCCATTTCGGGCGCGAAGAATGCGGCGCTGCCGTTGATGATCGCATCGCTCCTCACAAGCGATACGCTGACGCTCGAAAACGTGCCGCATCTGGCAGATGTCGAAGGTCTGATGCGTATCCTTGGCAACCACGGTGTCGATATTGCCGTGAACGGTCGCCGCGAGCGGCAGGAGGATGGCTATTCCCGCACCATCCATTTCACCTGCCGCACGATTGCAGACACCACAGCACCTTACGAACTCGTGTCGAAGATGCGGGCCAGCTTTTGGGTCATCGGGCCGCTTCTTGCGCGTGAAGGCAAGGCTCGCGTTTCGTTGCCGGGTGGCTGCGCCATCGGAACGCGCCCCGTCGATCTCTTCCTCGAAGGTTTGCAGGCCCTTGGCGCCGACATCGAAATCGACGGTGGTTATGTCAATGCGACAGCGCCGTCCGGTGGGCTCGTCGGTGCAAAGTACACTTTCCCCAAGGTCTCTGTCGGCGCAACCCACGTCATGATGATGGCGGCGACCCTGGCCAAGGGAACCACGATCATCGATAATGCTGCGCGTGAGCCAGAGGTCGAGGATCTTGCAAACTGCCTGAATGCAATGGGCGCAAGAATTACCGGCGCAGGCACCCGGACCATCACGGTCGAGGGTGTGACGAACCTCTCCGGCGCCCGTCACCGCGTGCTGCCCGATCGCATCGAAACCGGAACCTACGCCATGGCCGTTGCCATGACGGGCGGTGATGTGACGCTCGAAGGCACCAGCGCCGCCCTGCTGGAGAATGCGCTGGATGTTCTGCGCCAGACGGGGGCTGAAATCACGGCAACTGAAACTGGCCTGCGCGTGGTACGAAATGGCCACGGCATTCACCCCGTCGATATCGTGACAGAACCTTTCCCCGGCTTCCCGACGGATCTTCAAGCGCAGTTCATGGCGCTGATGACCCGTTCCAGCGGCGTGTCGCACATCACTGAAACCATCTTCGAAAATCGTTTCATGCATGTGCAGGAACTGGCACGTCTGGGCGCCCGTATTTCGCTCTCCGGTCAGATGGCGCGCGTTGAAGGCGTCCAGCGCCTTAAGGGCGCTCCGGTCATGGCAACGGATTTGCGCGCTTCCGTCTCGCTTGTCATTGCAGGTCTGGCAGCCGAAGGTGAAACCATCGTCAACCGCGTCTATCATCTGGACCGCGGCTTCGAGCGGCTGGAAGAAAAGCTCACCCGCTGCGGCGCGGTCGTGGAGCGCGTCAGCGAGTGA
- a CDS encoding chemotaxis protein CheW, producing the protein MNTVQMSGEEVLEIIAFRLHSQEFCVRTTSIREIRGWAPVTPIPHSPYEVIGVMNLRGTVIPIVDLAVKLGMHNTEVNERSAIVVADIKGMTVGLLVDRVSDIMTIPSSRLQPVPAAAGSSGTFSDGLIAHDSGMICFLNLERMFDAGDDDWGMVA; encoded by the coding sequence ATGAACACGGTACAGATGAGCGGCGAAGAAGTGCTCGAAATCATTGCGTTTCGCCTGCACTCCCAAGAATTTTGCGTGCGCACCACCTCTATCCGCGAAATTCGCGGCTGGGCGCCGGTGACGCCGATTCCCCATTCGCCTTATGAAGTTATCGGCGTGATGAACCTTCGCGGCACGGTCATCCCGATCGTCGATCTGGCCGTCAAACTCGGCATGCACAATACCGAGGTCAATGAGCGCAGCGCCATCGTTGTGGCCGACATCAAGGGCATGACCGTGGGCCTGCTGGTTGACCGCGTATCGGATATCATGACGATCCCGTCGAGCCGCCTTCAGCCGGTTCCGGCTGCCGCAGGCTCCAGCGGCACCTTCTCCGACGGTCTCATTGCCCATGACAGCGGCATGATCTGCTTCCTCAATCTCGAGCGCATGTTCGACGCAGGCGACGATGATTGGGGCATGGTGGCCTGA
- the galE gene encoding UDP-glucose 4-epimerase GalE — protein sequence MAVLVTGGAGYIGSHMVWALLDAGEEVVVLDRLSTGFRWAVPDAARFYFGDVGDRETLKRVFAEHSIDAILHFAGSIVVPQSVAHPLEYYENNTSKTGVLAAAAIEAGIKHFVFSSTAAVYGDEAGEGLVRETNPTVPKNPYGQSKLMSEMMLRDAARAHDFRYVVLRYFNVAGADPKGRTGLSTEGATHLIKLACEAALGRRPSIDVYGTDYSTPDGTGVRDYIHVSDLVAAHLNALSYLRRGGDPIVANCGYGEGYSVLQVIESVKRVHGTDFPVRFCPRRPGDAGAVVADSTLARRLLGWKPKYNSLDRIVTTALEWESNLWARREGDLAAIHRKLVANF from the coding sequence ATGGCTGTTCTGGTGACAGGTGGAGCGGGCTACATTGGTAGCCATATGGTTTGGGCATTGCTGGATGCTGGCGAAGAGGTTGTTGTTCTCGATCGCCTCTCCACTGGTTTCCGCTGGGCGGTGCCGGATGCGGCGCGCTTTTATTTCGGGGATGTCGGTGACCGCGAAACCCTGAAACGGGTCTTTGCCGAACACAGCATCGATGCGATCCTGCATTTCGCGGGCTCCATCGTTGTACCTCAGTCTGTCGCCCATCCGCTTGAATATTACGAGAACAACACCTCTAAGACCGGCGTTCTGGCCGCTGCGGCCATCGAGGCTGGCATCAAGCACTTTGTCTTTTCATCGACGGCGGCTGTCTACGGCGACGAGGCCGGCGAGGGCCTGGTGCGGGAAACAAATCCCACCGTGCCGAAGAACCCCTACGGACAGTCCAAGCTGATGTCGGAGATGATGCTACGGGATGCCGCGCGTGCGCATGATTTCCGCTATGTCGTGCTTCGTTATTTCAACGTCGCCGGAGCCGATCCGAAGGGACGCACGGGTCTCTCGACGGAAGGGGCAACGCATCTCATCAAGCTCGCCTGCGAAGCAGCACTTGGTCGGCGGCCCTCGATTGACGTCTACGGTACCGATTATTCGACACCGGATGGCACGGGCGTTCGTGACTACATCCACGTCAGCGATCTGGTTGCCGCGCATCTCAATGCCCTGTCATACCTGCGGCGTGGCGGGGACCCGATCGTCGCCAATTGCGGCTATGGCGAAGGCTATTCCGTGTTGCAGGTTATTGAATCGGTGAAGCGTGTACATGGAACGGACTTCCCGGTTCGCTTCTGTCCACGCCGTCCAGGAGATGCAGGAGCCGTGGTTGCGGATTCCACCCTTGCTCGGCGTTTGCTTGGTTGGAAGCCGAAATACAATTCGCTCGACCGTATTGTCACGACTGCGCTCGAATGGGAATCCAATCTCTGGGCGAGACGCGAGGGCGATCTTGCGGCGATCCACCGCAAGCTTGTGGCAAACTTCTGA
- a CDS encoding pyridoxal phosphate-dependent aminotransferase, translating to MTLKESLSARALAAPQSGIVELVNYARGRQGLIPLWAGEGDLPSPDFINRATKDALDAGETFYTWQRGLPELRQALSRYYQRHFGVERPFEHFFATSSGMHAINLCVQAVASPGDEIVYLTPSWPNIVAAVGISGANPVPVEVDYVNGGWSLDVTKIEKAITPRTRALFINTPSNPTGWTATQDDLQAILALARKHGLWIIADEIYALYYYHGARAPSFMDIQAPEDRILYANSFSKNWSMTGWRVGWIVAPPEIGQVLENLIQYSSSGLTPFMQRGAIAALEQGDEFVRSNIERARTSRDILCDALIATNRVQTRKPDGALYAFLKIDGIDDPRAAAFDIVDKTLVGLAPGTAFGPGGGAFLRACFLRDPKQITEAAGRLAEYIAKL from the coding sequence ATGACCTTGAAGGAAAGCCTGAGCGCCCGTGCGCTCGCCGCGCCGCAAAGCGGTATCGTTGAACTGGTGAACTATGCACGAGGACGTCAGGGCCTTATCCCGCTCTGGGCAGGTGAAGGCGATCTGCCAAGCCCCGATTTCATCAATCGTGCCACCAAAGACGCGCTGGACGCCGGGGAAACATTCTACACCTGGCAGCGTGGTCTGCCGGAACTGCGCCAGGCTCTCTCGCGCTACTACCAGCGTCATTTTGGCGTTGAGCGGCCATTCGAACATTTCTTCGCCACCAGTTCAGGCATGCACGCCATCAATCTGTGCGTGCAGGCAGTTGCCTCGCCCGGCGACGAGATCGTCTATCTGACGCCGAGCTGGCCGAACATCGTCGCCGCCGTTGGCATTTCGGGGGCTAATCCGGTGCCGGTCGAGGTGGACTATGTCAACGGTGGCTGGTCGCTGGACGTGACAAAGATTGAAAAGGCGATCACGCCACGCACGAGGGCGCTCTTCATCAATACGCCCTCTAACCCGACGGGCTGGACCGCAACGCAGGACGATCTGCAGGCGATTCTGGCGCTTGCCCGTAAGCATGGGCTCTGGATCATCGCGGATGAGATCTACGCCCTTTATTACTACCATGGTGCTCGCGCGCCGTCCTTCATGGATATACAGGCACCTGAAGACCGCATTCTCTACGCCAATTCCTTTTCCAAGAACTGGTCGATGACCGGCTGGCGTGTCGGCTGGATCGTTGCGCCGCCTGAAATCGGTCAGGTGCTCGAAAATCTGATCCAGTATTCCAGCTCAGGGCTGACACCGTTCATGCAACGCGGAGCCATTGCTGCGCTGGAACAGGGGGATGAATTCGTGCGCTCAAATATCGAACGCGCCCGCACGTCGCGGGATATCCTGTGCGACGCGCTGATCGCAACAAACCGCGTGCAGACCCGCAAGCCCGATGGTGCACTTTATGCGTTTTTGAAGATCGACGGCATCGACGACCCTCGTGCAGCAGCCTTCGACATCGTGGACAAAACGCTTGTGGGGCTTGCGCCGGGAACCGCTTTTGGTCCTGGCGGCGGTGCGTTTCTGCGTGCCTGCTTCCTGCGCGATCCCAAGCAGATCACTGAAGCGGCGGGGCGTCTGGCCGAGTATATCGCCAAGCTCTGA
- the mscL gene encoding large conductance mechanosensitive channel protein MscL, translated as MVSEFRSFIAKGNVVDLAVGIIIGGAFTGIVNSLVNDVVMPVVGVVIGGIDFSDYFFALSSTVTAPTLEAAKAQGPVFAYGKFLTVIINFLILAWIIFLMVKGVNRIRAAEEKKPADATPAPPPADVQLLTEIRDLLKTRA; from the coding sequence ATGGTTAGCGAATTCCGATCTTTCATCGCCAAGGGCAATGTTGTGGATCTTGCCGTCGGTATTATCATCGGCGGCGCCTTTACCGGCATCGTCAATTCGCTGGTCAATGATGTCGTCATGCCCGTCGTGGGCGTGGTCATCGGAGGCATCGATTTCTCCGATTATTTCTTCGCCCTGAGCTCGACCGTTACGGCGCCGACCCTTGAGGCCGCGAAGGCGCAGGGGCCGGTCTTTGCCTACGGCAAGTTCCTGACCGTGATCATCAACTTCCTCATTCTGGCCTGGATCATCTTCCTGATGGTAAAGGGCGTGAACCGCATCCGTGCGGCCGAGGAAAAGAAGCCGGCGGACGCGACCCCGGCGCCGCCACCGGCCGATGTGCAACTGCTGACCGAGATCCGCGATCTTCTCAAGACCCGCGCCTGA
- a CDS encoding PAS domain-containing hybrid sensor histidine kinase/response regulator has translation MLPGWIIVLSACGYILLLFAVASYGDRRSRRLGTRSGGRPAVYALSLAVYCTSWTYFGGVGLAAQKGLEFTGIYIGPIIAFTLLMPLVRRIVELAKAEKLTSVADFIAARYGKNSGVALLVALISLIGAIPYIALQLKAVSSSVAAMVDPSAFGLGSGNLHFIDLALVVTLLMAVFAVMFGTRHTDATEHQDGLILAVAMESVVKLIAFLTIGLAVIFLIFDGPLDLWHKASESMLVEAALQYETPLSRWLLLIGLSAFAIIMLPRQFHVTVVENRTAGEMRRASWLLPLYLIAINIFVLPVAIGGLITFGGTGNMDLYVLQLPLSNHLPIITLIAFIGGFSAATAMVIVESVALSIMISNDIVLPIFLRRKLMVSSDDRADFAKPLLRIRRTAIFAVLLLGYAYYRAGDSETGLASIGLLAFAATAQIAPSLLGGLFWRRANARGAIVGMSLGFLAWAYLLFLPSLGGTDNSQLAATILNFLVPGTNLFSGSHSDPLVNGVVLSLLINCLAFVVGSLSRNPRPVERIQAGIFVKRQSRSQFATRGWKTRVSVGDLKAAIARYLGNERMRRSFANYENTLGRKLSDDTAADMALIHFSEQLLGSAIGSSSARLVLSILMQKAEDANADTAWLLDQASEALQYNQDILQTALSQMDQGVAVFDSSDKLAIWNRRFRILLDLPEQVGQVGYPLRDIIDILAERGHIAGDDVDTVIARIKTLDMPFSLVLRGGERIIEVRSNTMPDHGIVATFTDMTERVAAAQALKQANETLEQRVEERTAELTRVNRALAEARAAADEANLGKTRFFAAAGHDILQPLNAARLYSSSLVERLGESENSQMVRNIDSALESVESILGAVLDISRLDTGAMKPRMATVALGELFQKIETDFAPIAREKNLKFKVLPTSLSVRTDPNLLRRLVQNLVSNAIKYTVSGKVLVGARRRGNEVVIDVVDSGIGIPSSKFKTVFKEFTRLDEGARTATGLGLGLSIVDRISRVLSHPVELASTPGRGTIFRVRMPRELVTLAKPRKDAVSRVAAQPLSGLRILCIDNEPRILEGMQLLLSGWGCTVLTAKSVSDLDTLYPDRSSPPDIVIADYHLDDETGIDAILTLRKLLGAAVPGLVITADRTPEVRAEAEKYGLGLQHKPVKPAALRAYITQIAGLRRAAAE, from the coding sequence ATGCTGCCCGGCTGGATCATCGTTCTGTCCGCATGCGGCTATATTCTCCTGCTGTTTGCCGTAGCAAGCTATGGTGACCGCAGGAGCAGACGCTTGGGTACACGCTCCGGCGGACGGCCTGCGGTCTACGCGTTGAGCCTTGCAGTCTATTGTACATCCTGGACCTATTTCGGCGGCGTTGGACTGGCAGCTCAGAAGGGCCTCGAATTCACCGGGATCTATATTGGTCCCATCATCGCTTTCACGCTTCTCATGCCACTCGTTCGCCGCATCGTCGAACTGGCGAAGGCGGAGAAGCTGACATCGGTGGCGGACTTCATCGCCGCGCGCTATGGCAAGAATTCCGGCGTCGCTCTTCTCGTCGCACTCATCTCGCTGATTGGCGCGATCCCCTACATCGCGCTCCAGCTCAAGGCGGTGTCGAGTTCCGTTGCCGCCATGGTGGATCCGTCCGCCTTCGGCCTTGGCAGCGGCAATCTTCATTTCATCGATCTGGCACTGGTCGTTACTCTGCTGATGGCCGTGTTCGCAGTGATGTTCGGTACACGGCATACGGATGCGACAGAACATCAGGATGGCTTGATCCTGGCCGTCGCCATGGAATCGGTGGTGAAGCTCATTGCTTTTCTCACCATCGGTCTGGCGGTGATTTTTCTCATCTTTGATGGGCCACTGGATCTATGGCACAAGGCATCGGAAAGCATGCTGGTGGAGGCCGCGCTTCAGTATGAGACGCCGCTGTCGCGCTGGCTTCTCCTGATTGGACTTTCCGCCTTTGCCATCATCATGCTGCCGCGACAGTTCCATGTCACGGTGGTCGAAAACCGCACAGCTGGCGAAATGCGGCGCGCCAGCTGGCTGCTGCCACTCTATCTAATCGCGATCAATATCTTCGTGCTGCCTGTGGCCATCGGCGGCCTGATTACTTTCGGCGGCACGGGCAATATGGACCTCTACGTCCTGCAGCTGCCACTCTCCAACCATCTGCCGATCATTACCCTGATTGCCTTCATCGGCGGCTTCAGCGCCGCCACCGCGATGGTCATCGTCGAGTCCGTTGCCCTCTCGATCATGATCTCCAACGATATTGTCTTGCCGATCTTCCTGCGTCGAAAGCTGATGGTATCAAGCGACGACCGGGCGGATTTCGCCAAACCGCTCTTGCGCATACGCCGGACCGCCATCTTCGCCGTCCTTCTACTAGGTTATGCCTATTATCGGGCGGGAGACAGCGAGACGGGTCTGGCTTCCATCGGTCTGCTGGCCTTTGCCGCAACGGCACAGATTGCGCCCTCCCTGCTTGGCGGCCTGTTCTGGCGACGAGCAAATGCTCGGGGTGCGATCGTTGGAATGTCACTGGGCTTTCTGGCCTGGGCCTACCTTCTGTTCCTGCCGAGCCTGGGAGGAACGGACAACTCGCAGCTTGCGGCCACCATCCTCAATTTTCTTGTCCCCGGAACCAACCTGTTCTCCGGCTCGCATTCCGATCCGCTGGTCAATGGCGTCGTGCTCAGCCTGCTGATCAACTGTCTTGCCTTCGTCGTCGGTTCCTTGTCGCGCAATCCACGACCCGTCGAGCGGATCCAGGCGGGCATATTCGTCAAGCGTCAGTCGCGCTCGCAGTTTGCGACACGAGGCTGGAAGACACGCGTCAGCGTGGGAGATCTGAAGGCGGCGATTGCGCGCTATCTCGGTAACGAGCGTATGCGGCGCTCATTTGCCAACTACGAGAACACGCTTGGGCGCAAGCTATCGGACGACACGGCTGCCGATATGGCCTTGATCCATTTTTCGGAGCAGCTTCTGGGAAGCGCGATCGGCTCCTCTTCCGCAAGACTGGTTCTTTCCATTCTGATGCAGAAGGCGGAAGACGCGAATGCCGATACGGCATGGCTGCTGGATCAGGCGTCCGAAGCGCTGCAATACAATCAGGACATTCTTCAGACTGCTCTCTCGCAGATGGATCAAGGTGTTGCCGTCTTCGACAGTTCCGACAAGCTGGCGATCTGGAATCGTCGCTTCCGGATTCTGCTGGACCTGCCGGAACAGGTAGGACAGGTGGGATATCCTCTGCGGGACATCATCGACATTCTGGCTGAGCGCGGCCACATCGCCGGTGACGATGTCGATACGGTGATTGCACGGATCAAGACGCTCGACATGCCGTTCTCGCTGGTATTGCGAGGCGGAGAGCGCATTATCGAAGTGCGCTCGAACACGATGCCCGACCACGGCATCGTTGCGACCTTCACGGATATGACGGAACGGGTTGCCGCAGCGCAGGCCCTGAAGCAGGCAAATGAAACGCTGGAGCAGCGCGTGGAGGAGCGTACGGCAGAACTCACGCGCGTGAATCGCGCGCTGGCCGAGGCCAGAGCTGCCGCCGACGAAGCCAATCTCGGCAAGACGCGCTTCTTTGCGGCGGCTGGCCATGACATCTTGCAGCCGCTCAATGCCGCGCGCCTCTACTCCTCCTCGCTTGTCGAAAGACTGGGCGAATCGGAAAACAGCCAGATGGTTCGAAACATCGACTCAGCGCTGGAGTCCGTCGAAAGTATTCTTGGCGCTGTCCTCGACATCTCGAGACTGGATACGGGTGCCATGAAGCCGCGAATGGCGACGGTTGCTCTTGGCGAGCTTTTCCAGAAAATCGAAACGGACTTTGCACCGATCGCGCGAGAGAAGAACCTGAAGTTCAAGGTTCTGCCTACCAGCCTTTCGGTACGAACTGATCCAAATCTTTTGCGGCGCCTCGTCCAGAACCTCGTTTCCAATGCGATCAAATACACGGTCAGCGGCAAGGTTCTCGTGGGTGCCCGTCGGCGCGGAAACGAGGTCGTCATCGATGTCGTCGATTCCGGCATCGGCATTCCTTCCTCGAAGTTCAAAACCGTGTTCAAGGAGTTCACCCGGCTGGACGAAGGTGCAAGAACAGCGACCGGCCTCGGTCTTGGACTTTCCATCGTCGATCGAATTTCCCGAGTGCTGTCGCATCCGGTCGAGCTCGCATCGACACCCGGGCGTGGCACCATCTTTCGGGTCAGAATGCCGCGTGAACTGGTGACCCTGGCAAAGCCACGCAAAGATGCCGTATCTCGTGTCGCGGCACAGCCGTTGTCTGGTTTGCGAATCCTCTGCATCGACAACGAACCTCGTATTCTGGAAGGAATGCAGCTCCTGTTGTCCGGCTGGGGATGTACAGTGCTGACCGCCAAAAGCGTCTCGGATCTGGACACACTGTATCCGGACCGCAGTTCCCCTCCCGATATCGTGATTGCGGATTATCATCTCGACGACGAGACAGGAATTGATGCAATCCTGACGCTGCGAAAGCTCCTGGGGGCTGCCGTTCCTGGACTGGTGATCACCGCGGATCGAACCCCGGAAGTGCGCGCAGAAGCCGAAAAATATGGTCTTGGTCTTCAGCACAAGCCTGTGAAGCCTGCCGCGTTGCGCGCGTATATCACGCAGATCGCCGGCTTGCGCCGAGCTGCTGCAGAGTGA
- a CDS encoding OpgC family protein, with translation MKRYDLIDGMRGYFLVFMLINHLVFAGGYWLVNINHNQLAFVEDAQGFVFLSGLLIGMVYVRKMVKNGYAAGRQAIYSRAFELYRYAMGIVICVLAAQMFLPGAYYVWYNWLGYTTFDDPLRLAAIATFVFQPTFMDILPQYIIYMLFAPMLVKLVIDGKWAHVMAGSLILWMAGQLGLQKLVTGPINEFFLRPDEQGIRASFNLFGWQIVFYSGLVLGAMTSLNKINWTGIFSPKNTFIPTICVLICAFFLPLRIMTAHGLMPGDLVAKFATMEIRADFGPVYLINFVAAATLMTWMIIAGPKHPALWVRRIANGIIWVLSLKFLQLLGRHSLYVYVWHVGIVYAVYYFDGRTPELSELTKTAIAFSCIGLLAIPALWRERDKWLPMGGSTAPVKVAAGKKA, from the coding sequence ATGAAACGCTATGATCTCATCGATGGAATGCGAGGATATTTCCTCGTCTTCATGCTGATCAATCACCTCGTATTCGCCGGCGGCTATTGGCTGGTGAACATCAATCACAACCAGTTGGCCTTCGTGGAAGACGCGCAAGGCTTTGTCTTTCTATCTGGTCTTTTGATCGGCATGGTCTACGTGCGAAAGATGGTCAAGAACGGCTATGCAGCTGGACGTCAGGCGATCTATTCACGCGCTTTCGAGCTCTATCGGTATGCGATGGGGATCGTAATCTGCGTGCTGGCAGCACAAATGTTCCTGCCCGGCGCTTACTATGTCTGGTACAACTGGCTAGGCTACACGACATTCGACGACCCGCTACGCCTTGCGGCAATCGCCACCTTCGTGTTCCAGCCGACCTTCATGGATATCCTGCCGCAATACATCATCTACATGCTGTTTGCGCCGATGCTGGTGAAGCTCGTTATCGACGGCAAGTGGGCCCATGTGATGGCTGGTTCGCTCATCCTGTGGATGGCCGGACAGCTCGGCCTGCAGAAGCTGGTGACAGGCCCGATCAACGAATTTTTCCTGCGTCCTGATGAACAGGGCATCCGCGCGTCCTTCAACCTGTTTGGCTGGCAGATCGTCTTCTATTCCGGTCTTGTTCTCGGCGCCATGACGTCTCTGAACAAGATCAACTGGACGGGCATCTTCTCTCCGAAGAATACGTTCATCCCGACGATCTGCGTGCTGATCTGCGCCTTCTTCCTGCCGCTTCGCATCATGACCGCCCATGGCCTGATGCCAGGCGACCTCGTGGCCAAGTTCGCGACAATGGAAATTCGTGCTGATTTCGGCCCAGTCTATCTGATCAACTTTGTCGCGGCTGCCACGCTGATGACATGGATGATCATTGCCGGACCCAAGCATCCGGCCCTGTGGGTACGCCGCATCGCGAATGGCATCATCTGGGTTCTGTCGCTGAAATTTCTGCAGTTGCTCGGACGTCACTCGCTTTATGTCTACGTCTGGCATGTCGGTATCGTCTATGCCGTCTACTATTTCGACGGTCGTACACCGGAACTGTCCGAACTGACGAAAACGGCTATCGCCTTCTCGTGCATCGGACTCCTGGCAATACCTGCGCTCTGGCGCGAGCGCGACAAATGGCTTCCGATGGGCGGCTCTACGGCGCCTGTGAAGGTCGCAGCTGGCAAGAAGGCCTGA
- a CDS encoding sensor histidine kinase: MSNLADEQYGPDPSSLPVTDDPNLRFAARDGRLVRLLSQLPAFRSTLKTPEPREIAIAYVASLVIEAVAVWARFAVDSYLPAGFPYLTFFPAVILTGFVFGMLPAILNACISAFVAWYFFIPPIESFGLNAQSFTALAFFFLVIAIDLGLLRLLLSAYAEQQRAKEDLTRHLQMQQLISDEVDHRLKNLLATTSGLITLSQRYATTPQELGTQLRKRIQAMGHSISLLRGSLSGETTSMRDTILSAVEPLGLTSGDRLSLEGPTLKLNASSIISLSLILHELGTNAFKYGALAQERGSIKVSWEFCEAPKQADREERWLQLIWEEQGATGVEAPTRSGFGTDLVRRLATGFGAPCTLDYRPEGLRAVFPMRRDSVLA; this comes from the coding sequence ATGAGTAATCTTGCCGACGAGCAGTATGGTCCTGACCCATCGTCCTTGCCTGTAACGGACGACCCCAATCTGCGCTTTGCTGCCAGGGATGGCCGTTTGGTGCGATTGCTGTCACAGCTTCCAGCCTTCCGTTCCACTCTGAAAACGCCGGAACCGAGAGAAATTGCGATTGCCTATGTGGCATCCCTAGTCATCGAGGCAGTCGCTGTCTGGGCGCGTTTCGCGGTGGATTCCTATCTGCCCGCAGGTTTCCCTTACCTCACATTTTTCCCGGCAGTGATCCTGACTGGTTTTGTCTTTGGAATGCTGCCGGCCATATTGAATGCTTGCATCTCGGCTTTCGTAGCCTGGTACTTTTTCATTCCGCCAATTGAAAGTTTTGGCTTGAATGCCCAGTCCTTCACCGCGCTGGCATTCTTCTTTCTTGTCATAGCGATTGACCTGGGTCTTCTGCGGCTCCTGCTATCGGCCTATGCTGAACAACAGCGAGCCAAGGAGGATCTGACCCGGCACCTGCAGATGCAGCAATTGATCTCCGATGAAGTTGATCATCGGCTCAAGAACCTCTTGGCTACAACAAGTGGCCTCATCACGCTTTCGCAACGCTACGCTACAACTCCGCAGGAACTGGGTACGCAATTGAGAAAGCGCATTCAGGCCATGGGGCATTCGATCTCGCTGTTGCGCGGTTCTCTTTCCGGCGAGACGACATCAATGCGGGATACGATCCTCTCTGCAGTGGAGCCGCTCGGCCTGACCTCTGGCGATCGACTGTCGCTAGAGGGGCCAACCCTCAAGCTCAATGCTTCTTCCATTATTTCGCTGAGCCTCATCCTGCATGAACTTGGTACCAACGCCTTCAAATATGGAGCGTTGGCGCAGGAGAGGGGTTCGATCAAGGTCAGCTGGGAGTTTTGTGAGGCTCCGAAACAGGCAGACCGTGAAGAGCGCTGGCTGCAATTGATCTGGGAAGAGCAGGGGGCAACCGGGGTTGAAGCTCCCACGCGTAGTGGCTTTGGCACGGACCTGGTGCGACGGCTTGCAACGGGTTTTGGTGCTCCCTGTACCCTCGACTATCGTCCGGAGGGGCTGCGCGCAGTCTTTCCGATGCGAAGAGACTCAGTGCTTGCGTGA